A genomic region of Brevibacillus sp. JNUCC-41 contains the following coding sequences:
- a CDS encoding iron chaperone, whose protein sequence is MEVFAEFLAKIDDPQHRGRTEEVLAWVINKYPNLIPKIAWNQPMFTDHGTYIIGFSVAKHHLAVAPEIAGINHFSDEIVQAGYDHTKQLVRIKWDRPVDYSLLERMIEFNILDKADCSTFWRK, encoded by the coding sequence ATGGAAGTTTTTGCAGAATTTTTAGCGAAGATTGATGACCCGCAACATCGGGGCCGGACGGAAGAAGTTTTGGCTTGGGTAATTAACAAATATCCAAATTTAATTCCGAAAATCGCGTGGAATCAGCCTATGTTTACCGATCATGGCACATATATCATTGGCTTTAGTGTAGCCAAACATCATTTGGCTGTGGCCCCTGAAATAGCAGGGATTAATCATTTCTCTGATGAAATCGTGCAGGCTGGCTATGATCACACCAAGCAGTTGGTGCGTATCAAGTGGGACCGTCCGGTTGATTACTCATTACTTGAGAGAATGATCGAGTTTAATATTTTGGATAAGGCAGACTGTTCAACTTTTTGGCGGAAATAA